One Bacteroidota bacterium genomic window carries:
- a CDS encoding DUF4160 domain-containing protein, producing the protein MPEVFREFGFVFFFYANEGNEPMHIHVRKAGGFAKYWIEPIELEFS; encoded by the coding sequence ATGCCTGAAGTTTTTCGAGAATTTGGTTTTGTTTTCTTTTTTTATGCGAATGAAGGAAACGAACCTATGCATATTCATGTAAGAAAGGCAGGAGGTTTTGCTAAATACTGGATAGAACCCATTGAATTGGAATTTTCATAG
- a CDS encoding response regulator, producing MKFSFVFAFLVCFQVALWSNPELKFYHLTHEQGLSQSTVNCILKDHQGLFWFGTNNGLNRWNGYEFEIFYHIENDPKSVALGRINVLFEDENKVLWIGTSQGGLSRYIPESNSFESYTLHNNSKTNSQFNITGIVSYADELLVSTFDKGLFYFDKQTLVFSSVLIYDEKGNPISSLTDARLQKTNDGVLWLIAYNEGVCRIFKDKTTSKGESLRIERFLAHENVLDVYQDKNQNYWFGTYESGAYRMDSQTGEFFQLKHGKADSYHLNHPIVRRFMEDREGNLWIGTGGGGVNIYNPSTQKISYYTPHLGNIYAINSNIIYSIFRDEEMNLWIGTYNGGISYTSWHKQSFNHIRSFGSEGELNNNAILSFCEDPAGRLWIGTDGGGINVYDPVTGNHRLIDNPKLAKPKVITSLKADSKGNIYIGTYRNGLLVYNYYSGIVRAYTTNNGSASLNNNDVWDIVLSKDENTIWLATLGGGLNKIDLKTNQVKWYTASNNEPNSITDDFLSCLWLDSDENLWIGTYHEGILRMPASQEGSFESFRKDTLSKLSSNEIRVIFEDSKKRILAGTLDGGLNLFNAETKSFYSYTIADGLPGNTIQSILEDADGNIWIGTNNGLSRLNIFETSLMDLENFAPFDGLQAYEYNLHSSFKTRDGMLCFGGVNGYNAFYPHEIEEGNKVGKIVLTRFFIFDVEMVPGGQESPQEKSLMYTQRIELKHSQSTISFAFAMLDYTVPEYNTYEFRLKGFDKEWVKSGTRRLAKYTNLDPGEYQFEVRGLNRQGMPAEASVSVSVYIAPPFYQTPFFRFLLILSVVLILLSIYRFRVRSLRIQGELLKSTVEERTKELRMLNRVLEQQNTEINKQSEELIAQQHNLVEANQKLEGSYRRIEHQNIELAEHRNNLESIVKERTVELEQAKLKAEESEQLKMAFLSNMSHEIRTPMNAIVGFASLLADDTLTAKERQEYIQQVNTNSDSLLILIDDILDLSKIEANQLRVKTAVFEVNTFANELYFNWKHLQLGKKAEIVFELKNQLPAQDIFIHSDEIRLKQIMNNLLDNAFKFTDHGSIVLEVKHEQNEIIFSVTDSGIGISHENLHLIFNRFRKAEETGKKLYRGAGLGLTISNRLAKMLNGRLWVSSSAGKGSSFHLALPITDEDFDIQIKDIQPIKEVSDADYAALRILVAEDEETNYNYLYGILKKKGVKVDWACDGEEALRMNAVSSYDIILMDIKMPVMDGMEATRRIKEMFPNQIIIAQTAFARPEEELEFRKAGFDDYIAKPIKSEDLLAMIAKFMPSV from the coding sequence ACGAGTTTGAAATATTTTATCATATCGAAAACGATCCAAAGTCCGTTGCACTGGGGCGGATTAATGTATTGTTCGAAGACGAAAACAAGGTGCTCTGGATAGGCACTTCTCAAGGCGGTTTAAGCAGGTATATTCCTGAATCTAATAGTTTCGAAAGTTATACGCTGCACAACAATTCAAAAACCAACAGCCAGTTTAACATTACAGGCATTGTTTCTTATGCAGATGAATTATTGGTTTCTACTTTCGACAAGGGATTATTTTATTTCGATAAGCAAACACTGGTATTTTCATCAGTTTTAATATACGACGAGAAGGGTAACCCGATTTCAAGTCTTACAGATGCCCGCTTGCAAAAAACCAACGATGGAGTCCTTTGGCTTATTGCTTATAATGAAGGTGTTTGTAGAATTTTCAAGGATAAAACAACATCGAAAGGGGAAAGCCTTAGAATAGAGCGATTTCTTGCTCATGAAAACGTGCTTGATGTGTATCAGGACAAAAATCAGAACTACTGGTTTGGCACCTATGAGTCCGGTGCCTATCGCATGGATAGCCAAACTGGCGAATTCTTTCAATTAAAGCACGGAAAGGCAGATTCCTATCATCTGAATCACCCTATTGTGCGTCGTTTTATGGAGGACCGCGAAGGAAATCTTTGGATAGGTACCGGGGGGGGTGGTGTCAACATTTACAATCCGTCAACACAGAAAATAAGTTATTACACTCCTCACCTGGGAAATATTTATGCCATTAATTCCAACATTATCTATTCTATTTTTCGCGACGAAGAGATGAACCTGTGGATTGGCACTTACAATGGAGGTATTTCCTATACCAGCTGGCACAAACAGAGTTTTAATCACATTCGTAGTTTTGGGTCGGAAGGTGAGTTGAATAACAATGCTATTCTTTCTTTTTGTGAAGACCCGGCTGGTCGGCTCTGGATTGGAACAGACGGGGGAGGAATCAATGTGTACGATCCAGTTACTGGTAATCATCGCCTTATTGATAACCCTAAGTTGGCAAAACCAAAAGTGATTACCAGCCTGAAAGCCGATAGCAAAGGAAATATTTATATCGGAACCTACCGGAATGGGCTTTTAGTTTACAATTATTATTCTGGAATTGTACGAGCGTATACCACCAACAATGGTTCAGCTTCTTTAAACAACAACGATGTGTGGGATATTGTCCTGAGTAAGGACGAAAACACAATTTGGCTTGCTACCTTGGGTGGCGGGTTAAATAAAATAGACTTAAAGACTAATCAGGTAAAATGGTATACCGCATCAAACAATGAGCCCAATTCCATTACCGATGATTTTCTGAGCTGCCTATGGTTGGATTCTGACGAAAACCTTTGGATAGGCACCTATCACGAAGGTATATTGCGGATGCCAGCCAGCCAGGAAGGATCTTTTGAGTCTTTCCGTAAAGACACACTGTCGAAACTGAGCAGCAACGAAATCAGAGTTATTTTTGAAGACTCAAAGAAACGCATCTTGGCCGGAACACTTGATGGAGGCCTCAATCTTTTTAATGCCGAAACAAAAAGTTTTTATTCTTATACCATAGCCGATGGTCTGCCTGGAAATACCATTCAGTCCATTCTTGAAGATGCTGACGGAAATATCTGGATAGGGACCAACAATGGTTTGTCGCGTTTGAATATTTTCGAAACCAGCCTGATGGATCTTGAAAACTTTGCCCCTTTCGATGGCTTGCAGGCTTATGAGTATAACCTGCACTCCTCTTTTAAAACAAGAGATGGCATGCTTTGCTTTGGAGGTGTAAATGGTTACAATGCCTTTTATCCCCATGAGATAGAAGAAGGAAACAAGGTAGGTAAGATCGTACTTACACGTTTTTTTATCTTCGATGTAGAGATGGTTCCTGGAGGACAAGAGTCGCCACAGGAAAAAAGCCTGATGTATACCCAACGGATTGAGCTTAAGCATAGCCAGTCTACCATTTCGTTCGCCTTTGCAATGCTCGATTATACGGTGCCGGAATACAACACCTACGAATTCCGATTAAAAGGTTTTGATAAAGAGTGGGTCAAGTCTGGGACCCGCCGCCTGGCTAAATATACCAACCTCGATCCGGGCGAATACCAGTTCGAAGTACGGGGCTTAAACCGTCAGGGCATGCCTGCCGAAGCAAGTGTATCGGTTTCGGTATACATTGCCCCGCCTTTTTACCAGACACCTTTTTTTCGGTTCTTACTGATCCTTTCTGTGGTACTTATTCTGTTAAGTATTTATCGTTTTCGGGTTCGGTCGTTACGTATTCAGGGCGAGTTACTCAAATCGACCGTAGAGGAGCGAACGAAAGAATTACGCATGCTTAACCGGGTGCTCGAACAACAAAATACTGAAATAAACAAGCAAAGTGAAGAACTGATCGCTCAGCAGCACAATTTAGTGGAGGCTAACCAGAAACTTGAAGGCAGTTACCGAAGAATTGAACATCAGAATATTGAACTCGCAGAACACAGGAATAACCTCGAATCGATTGTAAAGGAACGTACGGTAGAATTAGAGCAAGCCAAATTGAAAGCCGAAGAATCAGAACAGTTGAAAATGGCTTTTCTTTCGAACATGAGCCATGAGATACGGACACCCATGAATGCCATTGTAGGTTTTGCTTCGCTTCTGGCTGACGATACCCTTACCGCCAAAGAAAGGCAGGAATATATCCAGCAGGTGAATACTAACAGCGACTCTCTTCTTATACTTATCGACGATATCCTCGACCTTTCTAAAATAGAAGCCAATCAATTGAGGGTTAAGACGGCTGTTTTCGAAGTGAATACTTTTGCCAACGAGCTGTATTTTAACTGGAAGCATCTTCAGTTAGGCAAGAAAGCTGAAATCGTTTTCGAACTGAAAAATCAATTACCAGCCCAGGATATTTTTATTCACAGCGATGAGATCAGGTTAAAACAGATCATGAACAACCTTCTCGACAATGCATTCAAATTCACAGATCACGGTAGCATTGTGCTGGAGGTGAAGCATGAACAAAATGAAATCATTTTTAGTGTTACGGATAGTGGTATAGGCATTTCGCATGAGAACCTGCATCTTATTTTCAATCGTTTCCGTAAGGCCGAAGAAACAGGCAAAAAGCTTTACCGTGGTGCCGGACTCGGCCTTACCATTTCAAATCGCCTTGCCAAAATGCTAAACGGAAGGCTTTGGGTTAGTTCCTCTGCCGGGAAAGGATCTTCATTTCACCTTGCTTTGCCAATTACCGATGAAGATTTTGATATACAAATAAAAGACATTCAGCCCATAAAGGAAGTTTCCGATGCCGATTATGCGGCCTTGCGCATTCTTGTTGCTGAAGATGAAGAGACCAATTATAATTACCTGTATGGGATTCTTAAGAAAAAAGGTGTAAAAGTCGATTGGGCTTGCGATGGTGAAGAAGCGCTTAGAATGAATGCAGTAAGCAGTTATGACATAATACTCATGGACATAAAAATGCCAGTGATGGATGGCATGGAAGCTACCCGGCGTATTAAGGAGATGTTTCCAAATCAGATTATCATTGCGCAAACAGCATTTGCCCGACCTGAAGAAGAACTCGAATTTCGTAAAGCAGGATTTGACGATTATATCGCCAAGCCCATTAAAAGTGAAGACCTTCTGGCTATGATTGCCAAATTCATGCCTTCTGTCTAG
- a CDS encoding DUF2442 domain-containing protein, protein MKYMVTELMFTATNAWFENGMICIKMSDDKEIRFPVEKNTKLRNAADSQRNNIEIICSGTGLNWPDLDEDLSLIGILEGKFGY, encoded by the coding sequence ATGAAGTACATGGTAACTGAACTGATGTTTACTGCCACCAACGCATGGTTTGAGAATGGCATGATATGTATTAAAATGTCAGATGATAAGGAAATACGGTTTCCTGTTGAAAAAAATACGAAACTTCGCAATGCTGCAGACTCTCAAAGAAACAATATAGAAATTATTTGTTCCGGCACAGGGCTAAATTGGCCCGATTTAGACGAAGACCTATCGCTGATTGGAATTTTAGAAGGGAAATTCGGTTACTAA
- a CDS encoding DUF2807 domain-containing protein: MNSYYGFRNILLILLTLSIFPSCETEKDLNGNGKVTTRSYKVESFNQLNIDGVLTVYFQQGEKYAVEVKTDDNLHEIVSVLSEGESLKIFTNTKDNFQATVLNVYVTAPSVDAILLNGVTALYITDTLVQDELLVTKENTGVLSLNLELEHFLLNSDGVGEILLKGRADKAYIHNIMLGDIHAFEFIVRNLEISHQGTGNIELNVIDKLELDFQGVGNIYCKGNPTEVIKKGNGTGNVFLLE, encoded by the coding sequence ATGAATTCTTACTATGGCTTTAGAAATATCTTGTTGATCCTGCTTACTCTATCAATTTTTCCGAGCTGCGAAACTGAAAAAGACCTCAATGGCAATGGTAAGGTTACAACCCGCTCTTACAAAGTCGAAAGCTTTAATCAACTAAACATCGATGGTGTACTTACAGTTTATTTTCAACAGGGCGAGAAATATGCTGTGGAAGTAAAAACCGACGATAACCTGCACGAGATTGTTTCGGTACTAAGCGAAGGGGAATCCTTAAAAATATTTACCAATACTAAAGATAACTTTCAGGCCACGGTGCTCAATGTGTATGTGACTGCACCTTCGGTCGATGCTATTTTACTCAATGGTGTAACAGCTCTTTACATCACAGATACTCTTGTTCAGGATGAGTTATTGGTCACCAAGGAGAATACCGGGGTTTTATCGCTGAATTTAGAGTTGGAGCATTTTCTGCTGAATTCTGACGGAGTAGGAGAAATTCTGCTAAAAGGCAGGGCAGATAAAGCTTACATCCACAATATCATGCTGGGCGACATCCATGCCTTTGAATTTATTGTCCGAAACCTTGAAATTTCCCATCAGGGCACAGGCAACATCGAACTCAATGTGATCGATAAGTTGGAACTGGATTTTCAGGGTGTGGGAAACATTTACTGCAAAGGAAATCCTACAGAGGTGATAAAGAAAGGGAATGGTACCGGAAATGTTTTTCTATTGGAGTAA